Within Candidatus Saccharibacteria bacterium, the genomic segment TAACTCCATCCGGGGTATTTTACTTTCGCAAATTCCTCATTGACCCGCAGCAAATCTTTTTCTAGAGACCACCCATTAAAATCGAACGCCCATGTTCCGTTGCCCGCATACATATGATTGCCCGGGAATTGGTCAGTAGGCTTAATAAAAACGAGGTCAAAGCCTTCCCCAGGATGAAGCGAGAGGAACATATGAGCTAAGATGTGACAGGCGCCTGCCGCGAAGAAAGACGTATCATCACGCTGCCAAGACAAAAACACATCTTTCGCTTCCTCGGGTGATCGCATATATTTTAGCGCTGGTTCTAGTTGTACGGCATACTTCATTGATCCTATTATAACTATTTATCAAAGAAGGAGTCAGAATGAAAATCTTAACGTGAGGACGTTTGTCGAACCCATTGTAATGTAGCTAGTTATTTGATGTGTCGGAATGGTTAATCCAGTTGGAAATTGCCTTCTGATAGTCGGAGAATTTGTCCTTGGGGTTACGTGGATCACTGAGCGCATGCCAGAAGCCTTCGGCAAGATATGTATTTGCAGAAAATGTTTTGATAAATGCGTCAGTTGTTTCAGCCGGTACATATTCGTCATGCTCGTGAATCATAACAAAGGTTCGTCCAGCAAACCTAGAGGCTCGAGCCAGGAGTGGATGATTCATAAGAGCCTCAACATCTTTACGGAAAACGTTCCGAGTCCAGTCACGATCTATATCGCGCCAAGTGGTATAAAAATCAGAAGGTTTATATATAGCAGGCGCTCGGAGAATAAGATTTGCGAAGACCCGGTACTTTGTAAGCTGCGTTGCGAGGAACCCGCCGTAGCTAGTGCCCATGACAGTTATTTCGGCTTCTGGGTATTTCTCATGCAACCAATCAAATACGTAGATAACTTCAAGGAAGTGCTGCGCAGGACGAGTGTCCTCAAGCCTAAACGGACTTTCACCGTGACCGGAGTAA encodes:
- a CDS encoding alpha/beta hydrolase, with the translated sequence MNGIQIDCTGYAVAADWYDGGSTDKILLSLNGYSAKKSNQVDLVSSIVAGTGMSALVFDYSGHGESPFRLEDTRPAQHFLEVIYVFDWLHEKYPEAEITVMGTSYGGFLATQLTKYRVFANLILRAPAIYKPSDFYTTWRDIDRDWTRNVFRKDVEALMNHPLLARASRFAGRTFVMIHEHDEYVPAETTDAFIKTFSANTYLAEGFWHALSDPRNPKDKFSDYQKAISNWINHSDTSNN